In Truepera sp., the sequence TCCCTCGCCGCGGAAAGTTGCGAGGCCGGGAGTTGAGTCATGCACCAGACGATCAGACGACCTTCGGGAGCGTGGTGGCGTAACCGGATAGCCCTGCTGGCCCTGGCGATGAGCTTGGGCCTGCTCGCAACCGGACGGGCGACCGCCCAGGACGAAGTGCGCGTTTATGCCGTCATCAACGAGGACGACGTGCGCATGTTGGCCGACATGTTCACGGCGGAAACGGGTATCAAGGTCAGTTACCTGCGGGCCTCCACCGGTGAGCTGGTCAGCCGCGTGATCGCGGAGGCCGGCGCGCCGCAGGCCGACGTGCTGTTGGGCGGCCCGAGCGCGCAGCACATCGCCATCGAGGAGACCGGTGCCCTGGCCGTCTACCACCCCGCGGCCGCCGCTGCCCTGCCCGCCTATGCAGTCAGCCCCGAGGGTTACTGGACGGGCTTCTACCTCACGGCCCTCGGGATAGGCGTCAACCTGGAGCGCTTCCACCAGCTCTTCCCCGACACGCCGCTCCCCGCCACCTGGGACGACCTCCTCAACCCCGTGTTCAAGGGCGAGATCGTCATGACCGATCCGGTCTCTTCCTCGACTGCCTACCTCTTCTTACAGGACCAGTTGCAGAGGCTGGGCTGGGACGCCGGGTGGGCTTACCTCGAGAAGCTCGCGCCGTTGGTGGGCCAGTTCCCCGCCAGTGGCGGAGCGCCGCCGCAGTTGGTCGGGACGGGTGAGTACGCACTGGGCGTTGCCTACGTGCACGCCCTGATCCGTTACCGTCACGACGGCTTCCCGATTACCACCATCGTGCCGCCCGGCACCGCCGGCGAAGTTGGGGCCGTATCGATAATCAAGGGCGGCCCGAACCCCGACAACGCGCGGCGCTTCGTCGACTTCGTCCTCTCTGCCAAGGCCGAGGAGGCGTTCGCGGCGCAGTCGTTCACCACGCCCCTCAACCCCGACGCGCCCCTGCCCGAGGGGGCCACGAGCTTCGCCGACTACGACTACATCGACTACGACGCGGAGCTGGCGGGCGAGCAGCGCGACGAGGTGCTGCTCCGCTGGCAGCAAGTGGTCGATTGACGGCCGAAGACCGCCCCGCCATGGGCCTAGCGAGTGAAGGGGGGCGAGCGCCGGCCGGGACCTCGGCAAGGCGTACGCGGCCGCCGCCGGGTGGCTTCACCATGGGGTTGAGGTCATTCGGCCGTCTGTGGCGCTTCGACCGGGGTCTGCTGCTGGCTTACGGGCTGGTGGCGCTCTTCTTGCTGACGTTCGTGGTGGGGCCACTCGTGAGGGTGGCGCTCGAACCGACCCTCGCCGACTGGCGCTTGGTGATGACCACGCCCCGTTGGCAACGGGCGGCCCTCAACACCCTCATAACCCTCGGCCTGTCGACCGTATCGTCGCTGCTGCTCGGAACCGTCTACGCCTACGCCGTCACGCGGGCGCGCGTGCCCGGCGCGCGCTTCTTCGGCGTCGTGCCCCTCTTCCTGCTCCTCACCCCGCCGTTCGTGGCGGGGCTGGCCTTCATCCTCCTGTTGGGGCGCCGCGGGCTGCTCACCTACCAGTTGCTGGGCCTCGAGACGAGCATCTACGGCCTGCACGGCCTCTGGCTGGCACAGACGTTGTCGTTCTTCCCCGTGGCGTACCTGGTGCTGCGCAGCGCCTTCCTGGCCGTCGACCCGGGCCTGGAGCAGGCGGCCAGGGGCCTGGGCGCCGGCCGGGGCCAGGTGCTTCGGACCGTCACCTTGCCCCTCGTCACGCCCGGCCTGCTTGCCGCGGCGCTGTTCATCTCGATCGGGGTTCTCGGCGACTTCGGTAACCCGATGCTGGTGGGTGGTCGCTTCCAGGTCCTGGCCACCGCCGTCTACACCCAGCTCACCGGCTGGGCGAGCTTCGGCACCAGTGCCGCACTCGGTCTCGTCTTGTTGGTGCCGGCCGTCGTGCTGTTCGGCGCGCAGCAGTGGGTCCAGGCAGCCACACGACAACGCTTCGCCACGGTAGGCGGGCGCTCCTCGTCCCTGCCCGCGCCCACCGTGGCGCCGTGGCTCCGCTGGGCACTGTTCACCGTGTGCCTGCTCGTCACGCTCTTCGTTGCCGCGAGCCAAGGCGTGGTCCTCATGGGCGCCCTCACCAAGCTGTGGGGCGTCGACTTCACCCCCACGTTCGAGCACGCGAAGTACGTGCTTGGGCACGTGGGCGGGCTCGGGAACAGCCTGCGCTTCGCGGCCACCGCCGCACTCGTCTGCACCGTCTTGTCGCTGCTGGCGGCATACCTCGTGCAGCGCGCCAAGGTGCCCCTAAGACGCGGCCTCGACCTGGCCACCCTGCTACCCGCCGCCATACCGGGCACCCTCATGGGGGTAGCGTTCGTGCTGGCGTTCAACACCCCGCCCTTCCAGCTCACGGGAACCGCCGCCATCATCGTCATCGGCATGGCCGTCTCGTACCTACCGGTGGGTTACCGGATCTGCGCCGCCGCCATCGATCAGTTGCGGCCGTCCCTCGACGAGAGCGCGGCGAACCTTGGA encodes:
- a CDS encoding ABC transporter substrate-binding protein; translated protein: MHQTIRRPSGAWWRNRIALLALAMSLGLLATGRATAQDEVRVYAVINEDDVRMLADMFTAETGIKVSYLRASTGELVSRVIAEAGAPQADVLLGGPSAQHIAIEETGALAVYHPAAAAALPAYAVSPEGYWTGFYLTALGIGVNLERFHQLFPDTPLPATWDDLLNPVFKGEIVMTDPVSSSTAYLFLQDQLQRLGWDAGWAYLEKLAPLVGQFPASGGAPPQLVGTGEYALGVAYVHALIRYRHDGFPITTIVPPGTAGEVGAVSIIKGGPNPDNARRFVDFVLSAKAEEAFAAQSFTTPLNPDAPLPEGATSFADYDYIDYDAELAGEQRDEVLLRWQQVVD
- a CDS encoding iron ABC transporter permease; the encoded protein is MGLRSFGRLWRFDRGLLLAYGLVALFLLTFVVGPLVRVALEPTLADWRLVMTTPRWQRAALNTLITLGLSTVSSLLLGTVYAYAVTRARVPGARFFGVVPLFLLLTPPFVAGLAFILLLGRRGLLTYQLLGLETSIYGLHGLWLAQTLSFFPVAYLVLRSAFLAVDPGLEQAARGLGAGRGQVLRTVTLPLVTPGLLAAALFISIGVLGDFGNPMLVGGRFQVLATAVYTQLTGWASFGTSAALGLVLLVPAVVLFGAQQWVQAATRQRFATVGGRSSSLPAPTVAPWLRWALFTVCLLVTLFVAASQGVVLMGALTKLWGVDFTPTFEHAKYVLGHVGGLGNSLRFAATAALVCTVLSLLAAYLVQRAKVPLRRGLDLATLLPAAIPGTLMGVAFVLAFNTPPFQLTGTAAIIVIGMAVSYLPVGYRICAAAIDQLRPSLDESAANLGASRLRALTSIVAPLVRQALVATFVFCFVQSVGTLSTVIFLVSFDTPLASVTILNLADQGRWGRAAALASALIIVTMLSLALLYLITGRSLKQLEFSRAGG